A genome region from Pseudomonas sp. S06B 330 includes the following:
- a CDS encoding aldehyde dehydrogenase, which produces MTDLNHWTTLAKQQRLIDTALIEGKPCQAQNDARIEVINPANNSVLARVVACGQAEVDLAVSSARRAFEHGPWAKMAPSERKVVLLRLSQLMLEHRDELALLDSLSMGKPVMDAWNIDVPGAAHVFAWYGESLDKLYDQVAPTASNVLATITRVPLGVIGAVVPWNFPLDMAAWKLAPALAAGNSVVLKPAEQSPFSALRLAELALQAGVPAGVLNVVPGLGEEAGRALGLHNDVDALVFTGSTEVGKYFMQYAAQSNLKQVWLECGGKSPNLVFADCQDLDLAAEKAAFGIFFNQGEVCSANSRLLVQRSIADAFVERLVEKARQWQPGNPLNPTSRAGAIVDARQTQRIVQYIEQAQGEGAQLVRGGRQLSFDGSDNFIEPTIFTGVTADMTLAREEVFGPVLAVSVFDDEDQAIALANDHIYGLAASVWTDDLNRAHRVARRLNAGTVSVNTVDALDVTVPFGGGKQSGFGRDLSLHSFDKYTQLKTTWIQLRG; this is translated from the coding sequence GTGACCGATTTAAACCACTGGACAACCCTGGCAAAGCAACAGCGACTGATCGACACCGCGTTGATTGAGGGTAAGCCCTGCCAGGCACAAAACGATGCGCGTATTGAAGTAATCAACCCGGCCAACAACAGCGTGCTGGCCCGGGTGGTTGCCTGTGGCCAGGCCGAAGTCGACCTGGCCGTCAGCAGTGCCCGTCGTGCATTCGAACACGGTCCTTGGGCCAAAATGGCCCCGAGCGAGCGCAAGGTGGTGCTGCTGCGCCTGTCGCAACTGATGCTGGAACACCGTGATGAACTGGCGCTGCTCGATTCGCTGAGCATGGGCAAACCGGTGATGGATGCCTGGAACATCGATGTGCCCGGCGCCGCGCATGTGTTTGCCTGGTACGGCGAAAGCCTCGACAAGCTGTATGACCAGGTGGCACCGACGGCCAGCAATGTTCTGGCAACCATCACCCGTGTGCCTTTGGGGGTGATTGGCGCCGTGGTGCCGTGGAACTTCCCACTGGACATGGCCGCCTGGAAACTGGCCCCGGCCCTGGCGGCTGGCAACAGCGTGGTACTCAAACCGGCGGAGCAATCGCCGTTCTCAGCACTGCGGTTGGCCGAACTTGCCTTGCAAGCCGGTGTTCCAGCGGGCGTGCTCAACGTCGTCCCAGGCCTGGGTGAGGAGGCGGGTCGTGCGCTGGGTCTGCATAACGATGTTGATGCGCTGGTGTTCACCGGCTCCACCGAAGTGGGCAAGTACTTTATGCAATACGCAGCGCAGTCGAACCTCAAGCAGGTCTGGCTGGAGTGTGGCGGCAAGAGCCCGAACCTGGTGTTCGCCGATTGCCAGGACCTTGACCTTGCGGCCGAAAAGGCGGCCTTTGGCATCTTCTTTAACCAGGGTGAAGTCTGTTCGGCCAACTCGCGGTTGCTGGTGCAGCGTTCGATTGCCGATGCGTTCGTTGAGCGCCTGGTCGAAAAAGCCCGCCAGTGGCAACCCGGCAATCCGCTGAACCCCACCAGCCGTGCTGGCGCCATTGTTGATGCGCGCCAGACCCAACGGATCGTGCAGTACATCGAACAAGCCCAGGGCGAGGGCGCACAACTGGTCCGTGGCGGCCGTCAGTTGAGCTTCGACGGTTCGGACAATTTCATCGAGCCGACGATCTTCACCGGTGTCACCGCCGACATGACCCTGGCCCGCGAAGAAGTCTTCGGCCCGGTGCTGGCGGTTAGCGTCTTCGATGACGAAGACCAGGCGATTGCCTTGGCCAACGATCACATCTATGGCCTGGCGGCATCCGTGTGGACTGACGATTTGAACCGTGCCCACCGCGTGGCTCGACGTCTGAACGCCGGGACCGTGTCGGTCAACACCGTCGATGCCCTGGATGTCACGGTGCCCTTTGGTGGCGGCAAACAATCGGGTTTTGGCCGCGACTTGTCGCTGCATTCGTTCGATAAGTACACGCAACTCAAGACCACCTGGATTCAGTTGCGCGGCTGA